AATTTTTTATATAAAGTCAATTTATAATTTCCTTAGAAATAAAAAAAGCAGCTTTTTAAGGCTGCTTTTCTATTATATGGCCATTTGCGGCCAATTTCTTATTTTCACTATCTGGAAGTAGCTATTTTAGCTAGTTTCAGCTATTCTAGCTCCTATTCCCACTCTATTGTTGCAGGTGGCTTACTAGAAATATCATAAGTTAATCTATTAATTCCTTTAACTTCATTCAAGATTCTATTTGAAACTCTTTCTAAGAATTCAAATGGAAGATGTGACCAAGTAGCAGTCATAAAGTCAATTGTATTAGCAGATCTTAATACTGCTGTATATTCATATGTTCTTTCATCTCCCATAACTCCAACTGATTTAACAGGTAAAAGAACAACGAAAGCTTGGCTAACTTTATTGTAAAGATCAGCAGCTCTTAATTCTTCGATGAATATATCGTCTGCTTCTCTTAAAATATCAGCTTTTTCTTTATCAACTTCACCAAGGATTCTGATTCCTAGTCCAGGTCCTGGGAATGGGTGTCTGTCGATCATATGATCAGGGATTCCTAACTCTCTTCCAACTTTTCTAACTTCATCTTTGAAAAGTTCTCTTAGAGGTTCAAGAAGTCTGAATTTCATATCTTCAGGAAGTCCACCAACATTGTGGTGAGATTTAATAGTCATTGAAGGTCCTTTTACTGACATAGATTCAATAACGTCAGGATAGATAGTTCCTTGAGCTAAGAATTCTACGTCTGTAAGTTTTCCAGCTTCTTCATCAAACACTTCGATAAATTCTTTTCCAATTATTTTTCTTTTCTTTTCAGGATCAGAAACTCCTGCAAGTTTAGAAAGGAATCTTTCTTCAGCATCTATACATTTGATGTTCATATGGAAATTTTCACCATAAACTTCCATAACTTTTTTAGCTTCATCTTTTCTTAAAAGTCCAGTATCAACGAAGATACAAGTTAATTGATCTCCAATTGCTTTGTGAATAAGAGTAGCAGCAACAGAAGAGTCAACTCCTCCTGAAAGTCCTAAAAGAACTTTTTTATCTCCTACAGTTTCTCTTATGCTTTTAATAGTTTCTTCTATGTAGTTACCCATAGACCAGTTTTGTTCACATTTTGCAATATTGAATACAAAGTTTCTTAAAATTTGTGTTCCATATTCAGAGTGAGTAACTTCAGCATGGAATTGGATACAGTAAGAATTGATATCTTTGTTGTAAGTAGCAGCTACACAAGAAGTAGTATGTCCGATTTGAACATATCCAGGAGCCATTTTAGTTACATGGTCATTGTGACTCATCCAAACTTTAGAATTATTAGGTACTCCTTCAAATAGAGGACTATCAGGACAATCAATAATAAGTTCAGCCTTACCAAACTCTTGTTTGTCAGCTCTTGCAACTTCTCCACCCATTAAGTGAGTAGTTAATTGCATTCCATAACAGATTCCAAGAACTGGGATACCTTTATAGAATAAATCTTTATCAATAGTAGGAGCTCCTTCAGCATAAACAGAAGCAGGCCCTCCAGAAAGAATTATTCCTTTAGGTTTTCTAGCTAGGATTTTATCTAAAGGTTCGAAATAAGGAACAACTTCAGCATAAACACCCATTTCTCTGACTCTTCTAGCAATCAATTGATTGTATTGCGAACCAAAGTCCAGTATTACAATACTATTTTCTTTCATAAAAACCTCCAATTTAAAATAAAAGGAGCAAAAATGCTCCTTGTTTTACAAAGTTAAAAACAAATATCATTTTCTACAATCATACATCAAATATTAATATTTGCTTTATTATAAAATTTTACCATAAAACCTAATCTCTGTCAAAAAAATATTTTTTTAAAAATTTAGCAACTCCATTGTTATCATTAGTGTCAGTAACATAATCAACACTTGCCTTTACCTCTCTTGTAGCATTTCCCATAGCAACACCATATTTAACTGCTCTAAGCATCTCTATATCATTAGTAGCATCACCAAAAGCAACACACTCTTCAGGAGATATTCCATAAGTCTTCAATACTCTTTTTAAAACTAATCCTTTATTAACCTCTCTATTTAAAACCTCATATAGGATATCTGTTGATTTAGCAGTATAAACTTTATCTCCTAATATTTTTTGTACTTCTCTATGAACTCTCTCTAAAGTTTCAGGCTCTTCATCTGTACCTAAAAAAACTGATTTTGTCATTTTATAATCATCAAAATCATAGAAATCTTTCTCAATAGGTATCATATCTCTCTCACTACCATATCTAATAACCTCTCTTCTTGAAGAATCTTCAACATACCATTTATTATTTTGGTAAAGATTTAGAGGTACTCCCAATCTTTTACTTATTCTTATCAACTCTTTTACATGATCTTCTTCTAAAGGAAGTTCAAAAATTACCCTATCACTTTCATAATCTACTACCTTTGCTCCATTATATGCAATAACTACTCCTCCAGCATCTAAATCTAAGGCATAGGGTTTAGTAGCTAAATATGTTCTTCCTGTAACTAAAAATATTTTAACTCCTCTTCTATTTAACTCTTTTAATATCTCTCTATTTGTTTCAGATATTTTTTTATCACTTGTCAACAATGTTCCATCTAAATCTAATGCAATAGCTTTTAATTTCATTTTACCACCTCTCGTATCAAATCAAAATAGATGCTTTATGTAGCTATTATATCACTTTTTATATCGAAATTAAATGATTCTATTGAGCAAAAAATCACAAACTTATTTTAAATGGTGTTTTAAAGAATTTGTTATGTTATAATAAAATTAAAAAATTTATTTTTATGGAGGCAACAATGATAAAAAATATTATATTTGATTTAGGAAATGTATTAGTTAAATATTCACCTGAAAATTTTTTAAAAAAATATATTAAACAAAAAAATCAAGAAGCTTTTATTACAAATATTTTTAAAAGTAAAGAATGGTTAGAGTTAGATAGAGGGACTTTATCGTATGAAGATGCTGTTGAAATTTTTTCTAAAAGAGTTCCAGAAGAAAAAGAAAATATAGAGAGGTTATTTAGAGAAAATATATCTTCTTGTATATCTCCAATAGAAGAAAATGTAGAGATTATGAGAAACCTTAAAAAGAATGGATATAGTGTATATATTCTTTCAAATTTCCATCAACCAGCTTTTGAATATATAAAAGAAAACTGGGATTTTATAAGTGAATTTGATGGAGATGTAATTTCTTGTTACTATCATTATATTAAACCAGAGAAGGCTATATATGAAACTATTTTAAACAAATATAATTTGGTTCCAAGTGAAACTATTTTTATTGATGATGTAGAGGCAAATATTAATGGTGCAAAGGAAGTTAATATAGGTGGAATCCACCTTCCTGATTTTAAAAATTTAAAAGCTCTTTTAAAAAATAAAGAGATAAAATTTTAAAAAAAGATACCTGTTTTTTATAGTTTCATTTTTTTATTTAATTATTCCTAATTTTAATAACAACTTGAATTTATATTTCATACTAAATTTAACTTTTTATCATACACAAAATATATTTTTTATAGTATAATACAGAAAAGCTATATTTTATGTCTGTAATTGAGAATAATCAATTTGTAA
The nucleotide sequence above comes from uncultured Fusobacterium sp.. Encoded proteins:
- the guaA gene encoding glutamine-hydrolyzing GMP synthase, whose protein sequence is MEVFMKENSIVILDFGSQYNQLIARRVREMGVYAEVVPYFEPLDKILARKPKGIILSGGPASVYAEGAPTIDKDLFYKGIPVLGICYGMQLTTHLMGGEVARADKQEFGKAELIIDCPDSPLFEGVPNNSKVWMSHNDHVTKMAPGYVQIGHTTSCVAATYNKDINSYCIQFHAEVTHSEYGTQILRNFVFNIAKCEQNWSMGNYIEETIKSIRETVGDKKVLLGLSGGVDSSVAATLIHKAIGDQLTCIFVDTGLLRKDEAKKVMEVYGENFHMNIKCIDAEERFLSKLAGVSDPEKKRKIIGKEFIEVFDEEAGKLTDVEFLAQGTIYPDVIESMSVKGPSMTIKSHHNVGGLPEDMKFRLLEPLRELFKDEVRKVGRELGIPDHMIDRHPFPGPGLGIRILGEVDKEKADILREADDIFIEELRAADLYNKVSQAFVVLLPVKSVGVMGDERTYEYTAVLRSANTIDFMTATWSHLPFEFLERVSNRILNEVKGINRLTYDISSKPPATIEWE
- a CDS encoding Cof-type HAD-IIB family hydrolase, which produces MKLKAIALDLDGTLLTSDKKISETNREILKELNRRGVKIFLVTGRTYLATKPYALDLDAGGVVIAYNGAKVVDYESDRVIFELPLEEDHVKELIRISKRLGVPLNLYQNNKWYVEDSSRREVIRYGSERDMIPIEKDFYDFDDYKMTKSVFLGTDEEPETLERVHREVQKILGDKVYTAKSTDILYEVLNREVNKGLVLKRVLKTYGISPEECVAFGDATNDIEMLRAVKYGVAMGNATREVKASVDYVTDTNDNNGVAKFLKKYFFDRD
- a CDS encoding HAD family phosphatase, encoding MIKNIIFDLGNVLVKYSPENFLKKYIKQKNQEAFITNIFKSKEWLELDRGTLSYEDAVEIFSKRVPEEKENIERLFRENISSCISPIEENVEIMRNLKKNGYSVYILSNFHQPAFEYIKENWDFISEFDGDVISCYYHYIKPEKAIYETILNKYNLVPSETIFIDDVEANINGAKEVNIGGIHLPDFKNLKALLKNKEIKF